Genomic segment of Candidatus Bathyarchaeota archaeon:
CGTTAAACCCATTCGAGATACACCTGGCGAATCCGAGGGAGCATCGATGGTACAGAAAATACATAATGGACAAGCATATACCCGTGTAACAGCCGCAAAGGCCACCCATAAGTATCATACGATTTATCCTGGGCATTGAGGCCGTGCTGACCCTAGTGGATGGAAGGCCTAGAACGCGCAAGCTATCCCATGAGCCCCCAGGGTCGTAAACCTTATGCTTCCCCACCGTGGGAACGTATACTGTGGGGGGAGGAGCGGCAAGGAATCTAATCGGCGATATTAAGCTCCTCGGCTTTTCTTCAAATGCGATGAAGCTGGCTATTAAGAAAAAGTTGAGCATGACTTCGTTGAAGACGTAAATTAACATAAACCTTGAGTAGGTGTTTAAAAGGAAAACCTGGAACCATCAGCGAAAATAGGCGACTCCTCCTAAAGTAGTAAAAAAGTAAAATTGCTGTACATACATCAAATACTAGGAGCGGATAGCGTAGATCTCCACCTATAAATTTCACTGGAATATAAAAAAATAAAGGAGAGAGGTGGATAGGGTAGGGGGACCTGGGTAAGGGGGATACTCCGCCAAGTAAGGGTTGACTCCGCGTAGTATATTTCCAACTTCCATATCGGAAAGAAAATATACATCTATGTCTGGTGGGTTAGCTCTTATAAACCCTATCCTTAAACCTGTACTGAAAATGAATAAACCAGCTCTCTTAATCCAATAAATATACCTATCATACTTTTCAAGGAGACGTGTACAGCTAATAAAGAACAAAGATAGTAATAGAAGCAAAAACAGTTTGATATTTGGCAGTGTTGCACTCCACCACGCTGCGAGAAACAGTAGGATAAATACATTAGCAACAATCTCCTCGTCGAGCCGAGGGTACATGAAATGTCTTCTATCTCTCTTGATCGAACGATCTTTAGTTAGTAAGTTCATATTAATGGAACTGAGTCTGATATCTATTTAACTTTTAACCATACATACGAAGCTCAAGCTGAAATTGCCTCCCACACTTAAGACTCCGGGCTAGGGGCTCATCTGAACCTCTTATGAGCCAAGCCGAGTTCCAGCATGGTAGACCCTACAGTATGACCTTTCACGCCAAACCCGTAAAATAGTCGTCGAAGCATTCGGTCGGTCCTCCGAGGCTGATGATTTGAAGAACCGCTCCAACAGGGTTAACCGTATGGTTGAGAAGCCTGAAAGCCGCCGTCGAACCTGGCCGTGGGGGACTATGGGAGGCACCTCAAGCTAACGTGGCCCGCAAGCGTTACGGTTAGATCTCGCTACTTGCAACAGTTTTCACGTATTTTCTGCCTATCCCATGGAGCTGTAGGTCATCCGTGACCAGTGTTAGATCGTTGTCGATCGCCGCCTGAATATATGAGGCATCGTAGTAGGTTATACCCTCGTCTAGGGACAGCCTTAACGTCCTCAGGGCATCTTCAGCCTCCGGCTTCTTCAACCTTTTGAAGACCTCGATTAGAGATTCCAGTACTATATATGCATCCTCCGGCTTTACAGCTTTATGTAGGTGGGTCTGTTTCCAGACGGCGTTTCCCAGCTCGTAGAATGCCAGGTTTAGTGTCCACCCTCCCAGTAGCCTATCTAATCTCTTCTCTCCGCATAGGTTTATTATAGCCGAGGGGTCGAATAGGCTCATCTCTCCCCCCTGCCCTCCCTCAAAGATCTAATCCAAGCCTCCCTGCCCACCTTTTTTATAATCACGCTCGCATCTTCAACTTTCCTGTAGAGGCGCTGCCTCATCTTCTCCTCCACCTCCTTTTCAAGGGCCCTCTTAATGACATCTGAGGGTTTTATCCCCAGTTCAGATAGCTTCCTCCTAAGCTCCTCGTCGATCCTGGCGGAGACGGTTACATACCTCAAATATACCACCAAAAAATATTACATAAATTTACTATATGAACATTGCCATTCTGTGAAACACCCGGTGCCCCATACGAGGTTAAGGGGCAGGGGATGCAGGATGCCGGTAAGGCTAGGCTCAACGCCCAGGCAGCGCTCCCAGGCCCCGATGGGCCACGATAAGGGCAGATCCCCCGAGTATACGGACCCGAAGGGCCTAGCAACCCCTCTACCAACCCCCTAAGCCAGCCCATACATGGGGTGCTAAATTAAATTTTCATAGGTGGAAGGATCCCTCGGCCATATATTCATTTGAACATCTCCATACCGCCTGCTAATTGAGCCATAAAGATTTAAAATTGAGGGTGCATGATTGGATGCATGGTGGCTGGGTTTGACCGGATCCGTCAGCGGGGAGGAAGGGTTATCCGAGAAGGCCTACCGGCTCGGCGTCGAGTACGAGAAGCGCTATCATAACTGCGCGTTCTCAACCGTGAAGGCCCTCTCCGACGCCTTGAACCTGGGGTGGGACTGGCCGATAGATAAGGTCTACGGCCTCGCCGGAGGAGTGGGATTAACCGGGGAGGGGAGCTGCG
This window contains:
- a CDS encoding type II toxin-antitoxin system VapC family toxin, which encodes MSLFDPSAIINLCGEKRLDRLLGGWTLNLAFYELGNAVWKQTHLHKAVKPEDAYIVLESLIEVFKRLKKPEAEDALRTLRLSLDEGITYYDASYIQAAIDNDLTLVTDDLQLHGIGRKYVKTVASSEI